The Oreochromis niloticus isolate F11D_XX linkage group LG15, O_niloticus_UMD_NMBU, whole genome shotgun sequence genome includes a region encoding these proteins:
- the ora6 gene encoding uncharacterized protein ora6 translates to MAELSVNLLGLRLVFSSVGLMGNTILIASIIKINFFHIKSFEIFLFGLAAANLWEIVITNIYDIIILQTSSTATGTWSCYLLEFMTVIGEINSIFFTVLICIFRYQKLRDVNTRVNFPLFLDNIRSAWMVSGISVMLSVLLSVPMFVIDQESKAENVTRNSSVCPPDFFHCTQNHCPVFNSIYKYLFIVLCHLLPLIIVTVTSCLILAVLLSQRKTVTPAVNETGSSQFSRKSKDTKIQWSTIAVLGAMGLFQVDWTIYLIFQLAFNPYEFLFWSEVQFFITISYTSISPYMYMIGHNMIPLHSCKKGSFKGTVSDFVEVI, encoded by the coding sequence ATGGCTGAGCTTTCTGTCAACCTCCTGGGCTTGAGACTGGTGTTTTCTTCCGTAGGTCTTATGGGTAACACAATTCTCATCGCTTCCATCATCAAGATTAATTTCTTCCACATTAAATCTTTTGAGATATTTCTCTTTGGACTCGCTGCAGCCAACTTGTGGGAGATTGTCATCACAAATATCTATGACATAATCATCCTTCAGACTTCCTCCACCGCCACGGGCACTTGGTCGTGTTATTTACTGGAGTTCATGACTGTCATTGGTGAAATTAACAGCATCTTCTTCACTGTCCTCATCTGTATCTTTCGCTACCAGAAGCTGAGAGATGTAAACACGAGGGTCAACTTCCCACTCTTCCTGGATAATATCAGATCAGCCTGGATGGTGAGCGGCATTTCTGTGATGCTCTCCGTGCTGCTCAGTGTTCCGATGTTTGTCATCGACCAGGAGAGCAAAGCGGAAAACGTCACAAGAAACAGCAGCGTGTGCCCTCCAGACTTCTTTCACTGCACTCAAAATCATTGTCCAGTGTTCAACAGCATATACAAATACCTGTTCATCGTCTTGTGTCACCTGCTGCCTCTGATTATCGTCACAGTCACCAGCTGCCTCATCCTCGCAGTGCTGCTGAGCCAAAGGAAGACAGTGACACCAGCGGTTAACGAGACTGGGTCAAGTCAGTTCAGCAGGAAGAGTAAAGATACAAAGATCCAGTGGAGCACGATAGCTGTACTGGGAGCCATGGGATTGTTCCAGGTGGACTGGACTATCTACCTGATTTTTCAGTTGGCTTTTAACCCATATGAATTCCTTTTCTGGTCTGAAGTTCAGTTCTTTATCACAATATCTTATACATCCATCTCTCCATACATGTACATGATAGGGCATAACATGATCCCTctccacagctgtaaaaaaggATCATTTAAAGGTACAGTAAGTGATTTTGTTGAAGTTATTTaa